A genomic region of Limnohabitans curvus contains the following coding sequences:
- a CDS encoding FKBP-type peptidyl-prolyl cis-trans isomerase — MEITQHCVVGLTWTLKDTLGEVLDELDSPVEFLVGGDDLLAKIEEALQGHSVGDHLDLQLEPEEAFGDYDENLVFLEARSSFPKELEEGHTVEGHALPAGCNPDAPQDLLYTVTELYPEHVVLDGNHPLAGIAIRIHLDVQSVREATQEEQERGTLGTGFFKIEAQAPGNDLLH, encoded by the coding sequence ATGGAAATTACTCAACACTGCGTGGTCGGCTTAACTTGGACCTTGAAAGACACTTTGGGCGAGGTGCTGGACGAATTGGACAGCCCCGTTGAATTTTTGGTGGGCGGCGATGACTTGCTGGCCAAGATTGAAGAGGCTCTGCAAGGCCACAGCGTCGGCGACCACCTCGACTTGCAACTCGAACCCGAAGAAGCCTTTGGCGACTACGACGAAAACTTGGTGTTTTTAGAGGCGCGCTCAAGCTTTCCTAAAGAGTTGGAAGAAGGCCACACCGTCGAAGGCCACGCTCTGCCTGCTGGCTGCAACCCAGACGCCCCGCAAGACTTGCTCTACACCGTGACCGAACTCTACCCCGAACATGTGGTGTTAGATGGCAACCACCCACTGGCAGGTATTGCGATTCGCATTCACCTCGATGTGCAATCGGTGCGCGAAGCCACGCAAGAAGAGCAAGAGCGCGGCACTTTGGGCACTGGTTTTTTCAAGATCGAAGCCCAAGCGCCGGGCAACGATTTATTGCACTGA
- a CDS encoding cupin domain-containing protein: MHVNKPLTLLGGISPAEFMNTYWQRKPLLVRQAIPEFKALLSRPELFDLAEQNEVESRLVMGANGGQRDWQMQRGPFKRRAIPKLTERDWTLLVQGVDLHDDRVAALMQQFRFIPDARLDDVMISYATEGGGVGPHFDSYDVFLLQAHGQRRWRIGRQKDLSLVPDMPLKILANFKPEHDWVLNPGDMLYLPPRYAHDGIAQGECMTYSVGFRVPQTGDLARELLVRLSEGAEEAAGCDLYKDAAQPAVSKPAAMPEGLAEFAISALQKALKDPKALQRALGEYLTEPKANVWFEIGDVPNKLKSLRLDRRSKMMYDAHHIFLNGESWRAAGKDAALMRQLADARELTQVELLKASPEALNLLMEWCDDGWLHSGA, translated from the coding sequence ATGCATGTGAACAAACCCCTGACCCTGCTCGGCGGCATCAGTCCCGCCGAATTCATGAACACCTATTGGCAGCGTAAGCCCTTGTTGGTGCGCCAAGCCATTCCCGAATTCAAAGCCTTGCTCAGCCGTCCTGAGCTGTTTGACTTGGCCGAACAAAACGAGGTTGAGTCCCGTTTGGTCATGGGGGCGAATGGCGGCCAACGCGATTGGCAAATGCAACGCGGCCCGTTCAAGCGCCGCGCCATCCCTAAGCTGACCGAACGCGATTGGACCTTGTTGGTGCAAGGCGTGGATTTGCACGACGACCGCGTGGCCGCTTTGATGCAGCAATTTCGCTTCATCCCAGACGCCCGTTTGGACGATGTGATGATCAGCTACGCCACCGAAGGCGGCGGCGTGGGCCCGCACTTTGACAGCTACGACGTGTTCTTGCTGCAAGCCCACGGCCAACGCCGCTGGCGCATTGGCCGCCAAAAAGACTTGTCGCTCGTGCCCGATATGCCATTGAAAATTTTGGCCAACTTCAAGCCTGAACACGATTGGGTGCTCAACCCGGGTGACATGTTGTATTTGCCGCCGCGCTACGCCCACGATGGCATTGCACAAGGCGAGTGCATGACCTATTCTGTGGGTTTTCGCGTGCCCCAAACAGGTGACTTGGCGCGTGAGTTGTTGGTGCGCTTGAGCGAAGGTGCGGAAGAGGCCGCTGGCTGCGATTTGTACAAAGACGCCGCTCAACCTGCGGTGTCTAAACCTGCCGCTATGCCCGAAGGTTTGGCTGAATTCGCGATATCTGCGTTACAAAAAGCGCTGAAAGACCCCAAAGCCCTGCAGCGTGCTTTGGGTGAGTATTTGACGGAGCCCAAAGCCAATGTGTGGTTTGAGATCGGTGACGTGCCAAATAAGCTCAAATCACTGCGTTTAGACCGCCGAAGCAAGATGATGTATGACGCACATCACATCTTTTTGAATGGCGAAAGCTGGCGTGCGGCTGGCAAGGATGCAGCTTTGATGCGTCAATTGGCCGATGCACGTGAGTTGACCCAAGTGGAGCTCTTGAAGGCCAGCCCTGAAGCGCTCAACTTGTTGATGGAGTGGTGTGACGATGGCTGGCTTCATTCAGGGGCTTGA